In the genome of Streptomyces sp. 846.5, the window GACGGCGGAGCCGGAGCTGGAGCCGCCGGAGATCCGGTCGGGGGCGAGGGCGTTGCGGACCGCGCCGTACGGGCTGCGGGTGCCGACCAGGCCGGTGGCGAACTGGTCCAGGTTGGTGCTGCCCAGCACGATCGCCCCGGCGGAGCGCAGCCGGGCGACCGCGGCGGCGTCCTGCTGGGGCTGGTAGGCGTAGCCGGGGCAGCCGGCCGTGGTGGGCAGGCCAGCGACGTCGATGTTGCCCTTGACCGCGAGCACGGTCCCGGCCAGCGGCAGCCGCTCCCCGGCGGCGGTACGGGCGTCCAGCGCGCGGGCCTCGGCCTCGGCCTCCGGCTGCGGACGCAGGTCGATCCAGATCTCCGGACGGTCCACCTCCGCATTGCGGCGGTAGGCGGCCCGGATCCGGGCGAGTGCGGGTCCCTCGGTCATGCGGCGTCTCCGATCGTGGCCTCGACTGTCTCCCTGACCTCCGCCGGGACGAGCAGCAGCAGGGGCGCCCCGGCCTCCACCTGGTCGCCGGCGCGCACCAGCAGCCGTTCCACCAGTCCGTCCTGGGGTGCCGTCAGTACGGACTCCATCTTCATGGCCTCCACCGCCATCAGCCGCTGCCCCGCCGTGACCAGCTGCCCCGGCTCGACGTCCACCTTCCAGACGCAGGCCGTGAACTGGGCCTCGATCAGCCGTCCGCCCTCGGGGACGGTGATCTCCTCGGCGGGCGGAGCCGCGACCTGTTCCTGTTCGGCCCGGTCGAACTCCCCGGCCAGCTCCCAGGCCTGGCGCTCGGCGCCGAAGGCGGCGCCCTGCCGCTCCCGGAAGGCCGCGATGTCGGCCGCGTTCTCGTCCAGGAAGCGGAGATGGTCGGCGAGCGCGAACTCGCCCTCCTCCATGGTGACCGCGAGCCGGCCGGCCGCCATGTCGGCGCGCATCTCCAGCAGTTCGTCCGCCTCCACCGGGAACCATTTGATCCGGTCGAAGAAGCGCAGCAGCCAGGGCTTCCCCGGCTCGAACGGGCCGCGCTGCTGCCAGCCGGACCAGACCTGGACGGTGCGGCCGACGAACTGGTAGCCGCCCGGGCCCTCCATCCCGTAGACGCACAGATAGGCGCCGCCGATGCCGACCGAGTTCTCCGCGGTCCAGGTCCTGGCCGGGTTGTACTTGGTGGTGACCAGCCGGTGCCTGGGGTCCAGCGGGGTGGCCACCGGCGCGCCGAGGTAGACGTCGCCGAGGCCGAGGACCAGGTACTCGGCGTCGAACACGGTGCGGTAGACGTCCTCGACCGTGTCCAGTCCGTTGACCCGGCGGATGAACTCGATGTTCCACGGGCACCAGGGCGCGTCGTCGCGCACCCCGGCCATGTAGCGGGCGATGGCCTCGCGGGTCGCCGGATCGTCCCAGGACAGCGGCAGATGCACGGTCCGGGAGGGGACCCGCAGCTCGCGGGTGGGCGGCAGGAGCCGCTCCGCCTCCTGCACCAGCGGCAGCAGGTCGGCGAGCGGCAGCACGGCCGGGTCGGTGTGGATCTGCAGCGAACGGATGCCCGGGGTGAGGTCGACCACGCCGGGCAGGTCCAGGGCGGCGAGTGCCTCGGCCAGGGCGTGCACGCGCATCCGCAGGGCCAGGTCGAGCTGCATCGGCCCGTACTCGACCAGCAGGTTGTCGTCACCGCTGCGGCGGTAGCCGACGGCGGGGCGGTCGAGCTCCTCGGGCGTGCGGGCGAGGATGCCGCCGTCCACGATGGCCGGTCGGTCCCGGCCGTCCACGGTGACCGGGCGGAAGGAGACGGTGTCCCCCGGGCGCAGTTGCCCGAGCTTCCAGCGGTCGCCGGTGAGCACGGTGGCCGGGCAGACGAAGCCGCCCAGTGACGGTCCGTCAGGTCCCAGCAGCACCGGCATGTCGCCGGTGTAGTCGACCGCGCCGACGGAGTAGGGGGTGTCATGGATGTTGGACGGGTGCAGCCCCGCCTCCCCGCCGTCGCGGCGGGCCCAGGCCGGTTTGGGACCGACCAGCCGGACACCGGTTCGGGCGCTGTTGAAGTGCACGCTCCACTTCGCGGCGTAGAACTCGGCGATGTCGTCCTCGGTGAAGAACTCCGGTGCGGCGTGCGGCCCTTCGGCGGCGTCCAGGGTCCACGCGTGGGTGAGGACCGGGCGCTCGGCGAGCGGCACCGGTTGGGTCCCGGTGACGGTCCGGCCGCCGTGCAGGACGTCGCCGGCGCGCAGGGTGCGGCCGCCGTGGCCGCCGAAGCGGCCCAGGGTGAAGGTGGCCGCGCTGCCGAGGAAGTCCGGCAGGTCCAGGCCCCCGGCGACCAGCAGATAGCTGCGCAGCCCGGCCTCCTCCGGTGCTCCGACGGCCAGTTCGGACCCGGCGGGAACCGTCAGCGGCTCCCACTGCGGCACCGGCGCCCCGTCCAGGGTGACCTCCGCCGGGGCCCCGGTGACGCAGACGGTGGTGGCGGCGCTGAAGCGGAGGACCGGTCCTTCCAGGGTGCACTCCAGGCCGGCCGCGCCCTCGGGATTGCCCAGCGCCCGGTTGCCGAGCCGGAACGACAGGTCGTCCATCGGCCCGCACGGGGGGACGCCGACATGCCAGTAGCCGGTCCGCCCGGGCCAGTCCTGGACGGTGGTGAGGGTGCCGGCCCGGACCACCTCGATCCTGGGCAGCGGGTCGGTGATGCCGGCCAGGGTGGCGGTGGTGTGCGCGGCCGCACGGACGGCGGGCGCGGCGGTGGCGGCGCGGAGCAGCCCCAGATTGGTCTCGATGCCGTCGACCCGGCTGTCGGCCAGGGCCGCGTCCAGGCGGTCCAGGGCGTCGGCACGGTCCTCGCCGTGCACGATGACCTTGGCGAGCATCGGGTCGTAGCTGGTGCCGACCTCGGTCCCGGTCTCCACCCAGGTGTCCACCCGGACGTCCGCGGGGAAGGCGACCCGGGTGAGCAGACCGGCGCTGGGCCGGTGGTCCCGGTTCGGGTCCTCGGCATAGACCCGGGCCTCGACGGCGTGGCCGCGCGGCGGGCCGACCGGCCGGACGATCTCGCGGTCGCCCTGCGCCAGCCGGAGCATCCACTCGACCAGGTCCACCCCGTAGACCGCCTCGGTGACCGGATGCTCCACCTGCAGCCGGGTGTTGACCTCCAGGAAGGACGCCTCCTGGCGGGCCGCGTCATAGACGTACTCGACGGTGCCGGCGGAGCGGTAGCCGATGGAGGCGCAGAGCGCGGCGGCCGATTCGGCGAGCCCGGCCCTGACGGCGTCGGGGAGTCCGGGGGCCGGGGCCTCCTCGATCACCTTCTGGTTGCGCCGCTGCAGCGAGCAGTCGCGGTCGCCCAGGGTGACCACGCGCCCGGTCCCGTCACCGAAGACCTGCACCTCGACATGGCGGGCCTGTTCGACCAGTCGCTCCAGGAACATCCCGGCTCCGGAAAAGCTGGCCGCCGCGACCCGGCGGACGCTCTCCCATGCCTCGGCCAGCTCGTCCGGCCCATGGCAGGCCCGCATCCCTATGCCGCCGCCACCGCCGGTGGCCTTGAGCATCACCGGGTAGCCGAGTCCCTCCGCGGCCGCCAGGGCTGACGCGAGGTCAGGAAGCAGGCCGGTCCCGGGAAGCAGCGGCACCCCGGCGGCCTCGGCGGCGGCGCGGGCGGTGTGCTTGGCGCCGAACACCTCCAGCTGCTCGGGCGTCGGGCCGACGAACACCAGCCCGGCGTCCTCGACGCTGCGGGCGAACTCCGCGTCCTCGGACAGGAATCCGTAGCCGGGGTGGATCGCCCCCGCGCCGCTGTCCAGCGCCGCCTTGAGGACCAGGTCGGCGCGGAGATAGCTGTCCTTGGCGGGCGCGGGCCCGAGGCGGACGGCGTGGTCGGCGAGCCGGACGTGCGGCGCGCCGCGGTCCGGGTCGGAGAAGACCGCGACGGTGCGCAGGCCGAGGCGGCGGGCGGTGCGGATGACGCGTACCGCGATCTCGCCGCGGTTGGCGACCAGCAGGGTGTCGAAGACCATCTCAGGGCGCTCCGTCGGTGATCGTCATCAGGACCGGGGTGGGGTCGAAGCCGTTGCAGGGGTTGTTCACCTGCGGGCAGTTGGAGACCAGCACCAGCACGTCGGTCTCGGCGCGCAGCGTCAGCGAGAGTCCGGGCGCGGACAGGCCGTCGACAATGCCGAGGGTGCCGTCGGGCTCCACCGGGACGTTCATGTACCAGTTGACATTGCCCACCAGGTCGCGCTTGCCCAGACCCCAACGGGAGCCCTCGGCGAGGAAGTTGTCCACGCAGGCGTGCTGGGTCCAGGTGTGGTGGCCGTAGCGCAGGGTGTTGGACTCCCGGCTGCAGGCGCCGCCGATGGTGTCGTGCCGGCCGACCTGGTCGGCGCTGACGGTCATCAGCGGGGTGTGCTCGTTGGAGAGCAGCACGCTACCGGTGGTGAGGAAGATGGAGCCCTGGGCCTGGATGGTGTCGGCGGCGCTGTAGCGGACCGAGAGGTCGTGCCGGTCGTACACCAGGAAGTCCACGGCCTGGTTGCCGGCCAGGTCGGTGACGGTCAGCGACTGTCCGGCGCGCAGCGCGGCGGACCAGGCGGCCCGGGCCGGGACGGTGGCGGTCGAAGTCGGGGTCGAAACGTCGGTGGTCGTCATGTCACAGCCCCCGTGCGGCGCAGAATTCGGCGGTGTTCAGAAAGGCGCGGTGTCCCTCGGGCGTCGCCTCCCACAGTGCATCGCCCGGTCCGGTGGGCCGGCCGCGCCAGGCGGTGACCTCCAGCGGGCCGCAGTGGTAGTCGGTGCGCGGGTCCAGCGGATGCGGGACGTTGGCGATCAGCACGGTCAGCGGCTGTTCCGCGCGCAGCGTCACCGCCGTGCCGGGACCGGCCGAGCCGGTGTACTCCAGCGCGCCGTCGTCGGTGACCCGGACGCCCTGGAACAGCGAGAGCGAGGGGGCCAGGTCGCGCCGGTCGAGACCGTTCTTGGCTGCGGCGAGCAGCAGCAGTTCGCGTCCGGCCGGGGTGGCCGACTGGGGCGCGCCGTCGCCGTAGCGCGCGGTGTTGCGGGCCAGGGTGGAGGTGCCGCACAGGGCGTCGTGCCGGCCCGAGCCGTCCTCGGTGATGCTGGCCAGGACCCGGCCCTGGTCGGAGAGGAGCAGGCTGCCCGGGCCGAGGTAGGCGTTCCACTGGACCTTGGTGGTGTCTGCGACGTTCAGCCGCTCCCAGGGCCGGTCGGCGACATAGAGCAGCAGATGGGCACAGGCGTCGCCGAGCGGGTCGGCGAGCCGCAGCGAGGTGCCCCGGGCCAGCACCTTGTGGGTGTAGTTGCCGCCGGGGACGGTCTCGGCCCAGACCAAGTCCTCGGCGGGAACGCCCGGCGGTGCGGCGGGCCGGTCTACGGGGGCGGCCTGGGCGCGGGCGTGGTCCCGGGCGGCATAGGTGGTGTCGGTCGCCGAACGCACGGTCAGCCTCCTGGTGCGGGAGCGGATTCGCTAATTTCTGTCGCTTGACAGAAATTAAGCGAGCCGCGCTTCCGGGCCGTTGCCCGGACGTTTCGAGGCGGTAACACGCCTCGGCGGGTGCACCACCGCGGGGTTCCGCAGGGGCACGGGGAGTCGCTCCCCGGGAGGCTGCAGCGTGCCGGTAACACGCCTCTACCGGTGTGCGAGGATCGCTGCATGTCCACCAGCGCCCGCACCTCCGGTTCCAGCGCCTCGAGTCAGAGCCGCGCCCCGGGCCCGAAGCGCGGACGGGTCGGCCGGCCCCGGGTCCAGGGTCCCGCCGCCGACGGCCTGGA includes:
- a CDS encoding urea amidolyase associated protein UAAP1, whose protein sequence is MRSATDTTYAARDHARAQAAPVDRPAAPPGVPAEDLVWAETVPGGNYTHKVLARGTSLRLADPLGDACAHLLLYVADRPWERLNVADTTKVQWNAYLGPGSLLLSDQGRVLASITEDGSGRHDALCGTSTLARNTARYGDGAPQSATPAGRELLLLAAAKNGLDRRDLAPSLSLFQGVRVTDDGALEYTGSAGPGTAVTLRAEQPLTVLIANVPHPLDPRTDYHCGPLEVTAWRGRPTGPGDALWEATPEGHRAFLNTAEFCAARGL
- a CDS encoding urea amidolyase associated protein UAAP2 — translated: MTTTDVSTPTSTATVPARAAWSAALRAGQSLTVTDLAGNQAVDFLVYDRHDLSVRYSAADTIQAQGSIFLTTGSVLLSNEHTPLMTVSADQVGRHDTIGGACSRESNTLRYGHHTWTQHACVDNFLAEGSRWGLGKRDLVGNVNWYMNVPVEPDGTLGIVDGLSAPGLSLTLRAETDVLVLVSNCPQVNNPCNGFDPTPVLMTITDGAP
- the uca gene encoding urea carboxylase — translated: MVFDTLLVANRGEIAVRVIRTARRLGLRTVAVFSDPDRGAPHVRLADHAVRLGPAPAKDSYLRADLVLKAALDSGAGAIHPGYGFLSEDAEFARSVEDAGLVFVGPTPEQLEVFGAKHTARAAAEAAGVPLLPGTGLLPDLASALAAAEGLGYPVMLKATGGGGGIGMRACHGPDELAEAWESVRRVAAASFSGAGMFLERLVEQARHVEVQVFGDGTGRVVTLGDRDCSLQRRNQKVIEEAPAPGLPDAVRAGLAESAAALCASIGYRSAGTVEYVYDAARQEASFLEVNTRLQVEHPVTEAVYGVDLVEWMLRLAQGDREIVRPVGPPRGHAVEARVYAEDPNRDHRPSAGLLTRVAFPADVRVDTWVETGTEVGTSYDPMLAKVIVHGEDRADALDRLDAALADSRVDGIETNLGLLRAATAAPAVRAAAHTTATLAGITDPLPRIEVVRAGTLTTVQDWPGRTGYWHVGVPPCGPMDDLSFRLGNRALGNPEGAAGLECTLEGPVLRFSAATTVCVTGAPAEVTLDGAPVPQWEPLTVPAGSELAVGAPEEAGLRSYLLVAGGLDLPDFLGSAATFTLGRFGGHGGRTLRAGDVLHGGRTVTGTQPVPLAERPVLTHAWTLDAAEGPHAAPEFFTEDDIAEFYAAKWSVHFNSARTGVRLVGPKPAWARRDGGEAGLHPSNIHDTPYSVGAVDYTGDMPVLLGPDGPSLGGFVCPATVLTGDRWKLGQLRPGDTVSFRPVTVDGRDRPAIVDGGILARTPEELDRPAVGYRRSGDDNLLVEYGPMQLDLALRMRVHALAEALAALDLPGVVDLTPGIRSLQIHTDPAVLPLADLLPLVQEAERLLPPTRELRVPSRTVHLPLSWDDPATREAIARYMAGVRDDAPWCPWNIEFIRRVNGLDTVEDVYRTVFDAEYLVLGLGDVYLGAPVATPLDPRHRLVTTKYNPARTWTAENSVGIGGAYLCVYGMEGPGGYQFVGRTVQVWSGWQQRGPFEPGKPWLLRFFDRIKWFPVEADELLEMRADMAAGRLAVTMEEGEFALADHLRFLDENAADIAAFRERQGAAFGAERQAWELAGEFDRAEQEQVAAPPAEEITVPEGGRLIEAQFTACVWKVDVEPGQLVTAGQRLMAVEAMKMESVLTAPQDGLVERLLVRAGDQVEAGAPLLLLVPAEVRETVEATIGDAA